Proteins encoded by one window of Halichondria panicea unplaced genomic scaffold, odHalPani1.1 SCAFFOLD_26, whole genome shotgun sequence:
- the LOC135352007 gene encoding circumsporozoite protein-like — MMFHREARLPIEADVEQNETVTSEDIDTETTADAFIEKMLKRQEDIKSIAGENIKKSQKKQKECYDKRHSPEELQPGIKVLVENTQQKERKGGKLENKYSGPYIIKTSDGKGVYTLKDLDGKVLKKKCNIKRLKAYMDPSSLVEQKALSGQTPPDKSNGSTPPEKSNGPTPPEKSNGPTSPEDPNGPTPPKKSNGPTPPEDPNGPTPPEKSNGPTPPEDPNGPTPPEKSDGPTPPEYMDMDLW, encoded by the exons ATGATGTTTCATCGTGAAGCTCGGCTGCCTATAGAAGCAGATGTAGAGCAAAACGAAACAGTGACCAGTGAAGATATAGATACAGAGACAACTGCAGATGCTTTTATTGAGAAAATGCTCAAGAGGCAAGAAGATATAAAGAGCATAGCTGGTGAAAACATAAAAAAATCTCAAAAAAAGCAAAAGGAGTGCTATGATAAACGGCATTCACcagag GAACTGCAACCTGGAATCAAGGTTTTGGTTGAGAACACCCAACAAAAGGAGAGGAAAGGTGGAAAGCTCGAAAACAAGTATAGTGGACCATACATTATTAAGACCTCAGATGGAAAGGGTGTCTATACCCTTAAGGACTTGGATGGGAAGGTGTTAAAAAAGAAATGTAATATCAAACGTCTCAAG GCTTATATGGATCCTTCTTCATTGGTTGAACAAAAAG CTCTCAGTGGCCAAACTCCACCGGATAAATCCAATGGCTCTACCCCACCAGAGAAATCCAATGGCCCTACCCCACCAGAGAAATCCAATGGCCCCACCTCACCAGAAGATCCAAATGGCCCCACCCCACCGAAGAAATCCAATGGCCCCACCCCACCAGAAGATCCAAATGGCCCCACCCCACCGGAGAAATCCAATGGCCCCACCCCACCAGAAGATCCAAATGGCCCCACCCCACCGGAGAAATCCGATGGTCCCACCCCACCAGAATATATGGACATGGACCTGTGGTGA